A genomic segment from Glycine soja cultivar W05 chromosome 18, ASM419377v2, whole genome shotgun sequence encodes:
- the LOC114397602 gene encoding transcription factor DIVARICATA-like, translated as MKWEMEILPPASPYMYNSNWLLDDNRTNNTKWTPAENKLFENALAVYDRDTPDRWHKVAEMIPGKTVMDVVKQYKELEADVCDIEAGLIPIPGYSSGTTTTSPFTLDWVNTSPAYDDGFKGITAKRSSSGRPLEQERKKGVPWTEEEHKLFLLGLKKYGKGDWRNISRNYVITRTPTQVASHAQKYFIRQLSGGKDKRRASIHDITTVNLTETTRTSSDESKRSASPQNSAMLSRHQQLNSNAASSGLNFQWSDQPNAGVAMALNPAHEQVFMSPYGLNSYGFKMQGQNLHRSSLHESSYLGPQTPNMVFQMQPSQHYSHA; from the exons ATGAAGTGGGAAATGGAGATCCTCCCTCCTGCATCACCTTACATGTACAATTCCAATTGGCTTCTTGATGATAACAGGACCAACAACACCAAATGGACCCCTGCAGAGAATAAGCTGTTTGAGAATGCTCTTGCCGTGTATGATAGGGACACTCCCGATCGGTGGCACAAGGTGGCCGAGATGATACCAGGAAAGACGGTTATGGATGTAGTGAAGCAGTACAAGGAATTGGAAGCAGATGTTTGTGACATAGAAGCAGGGTTGATCCCAATTCCGGGGTACAGTAGTGGTACCACCACAACCTCACCCTTCACCTTGGATTGGGTGAACACTAGTCCTGCTTATGATGATGGCTTCAAAGGAATCACTGCTAAGAGATCCTCCTCTGGAAGACCCCTTGAGCAGGAAAGGAAGAAAGGTGTGCCATGGACTGAAGAGGAACATAA GTTGTTTCTACTGGGGCTGAAGAAGTATGGCAAAGGTGATTGGAGAAACATATCGCGAAATTATGTGATCACTAGGACGCCAACTCAAGTTGCTAGCCATGCTCAGAAGTACTTCATCAGGCAACTATCAGGAGGCAAGGACAAGAGGAGGGCTAGCATCCATGACATAACAACGGTTAATCTCACAGAAACCACCAGAACTTCTTCTGATGAAAGCAAGAGATCTGCTTCGCCACAAAATTCCGCAATGCTCTCACGCCACCAGCAGCTGAATTCTAATGCTGCCTCATCCGGATTGAATTTCCAGTGGAGCGATCAGCCAAATGCAGGGGTAGCTATGGCACTCAACCCTGCACATGAACAAGTCTTCATGTCCCCTTATGGCCTTAACTCATACGGGTTTAAGATGCAGGGCCAAAATCTGCACAGAAGTTCTCTTCATGAGTCTTCTTACTTAGGACCTCAGACACCAAACATGGTTTTCCAAATGCAGCCCTCCCAACACTATTCCCATgcatga
- the LOC114395213 gene encoding laccase-4-like, with protein sequence MAAFGIRIMLLMAACLLPLSVEAMVRHYKFNVVLKNATRLCSTKPIVTVNGKFPGPNIYAREDDTVLVKVVNHVKYNVSIHWHGVRQLRTGWADGPAYITQCPIQPGQAFIYNFTLTGQRGTLWWHAHILWLRATVHGALVILPKLGVPYPFPKPNMEQVMILSEWWKSDTEAVINEALKSGLAPNVSDAHTINGHPGPVQGCASQEGFKLDVQPGNTYLLRIINAALNEELFFKIAGHELTVVEVDAVYTKPFKTDTIVIAPGQTTNVLLTTKHAAGKYLVAASPFMDAPIAVDNKTATATLHYSGTLGSTITTLTSMPPKNATPLATSFTDSLRSLNSKKYPARVPLKIDHNLLFTVSLGINPCATCVNNSRVVADINNVTFVMPKISLLQAHFFKIKGVFTDDFPGNPPVVYNFTGTQPSNLRTMKGTRVYRLAYNSTVQLVLQDTGMITPENHPIHLHGFNFFVVGRGQRNFNPTKDPKKFNLVDPVERNTVGVPAGGWTAIRFRTDNPGVWFMHCHLEIHTTWGLKMAFVVDNGKGPNESLLPPPSDLPKC encoded by the exons ATGGCAGCGTTTGGGATTCGAATCATGCTATTGATGGCAGCTTGCTTGCTTCCACTATCTGTGGAAGCTATGGTTCGCCACTACAAGTTCAAT GTGGTGCTGAAGAATGCCACAAGATTGTGTTCAACAAAGCCAATTGTCACCGTAAATGGAAAGTTCCCAGGTCCCAACATCTATGCTAGGGAAGATGACACTGTACTGGTTAAGGTGGTCAATCATGTCAAGTACAATGTTAGCATCCACTG GCATGGGGTCAGACAATTGAGAACAGGTTGGGCTGATGGGCCAGCATACATAACCCAGTGTCCAATTCAACCGGGCCAGGCTTTTATCTACAACTTTACCCTTACAGGCCAAAGAGGCACACTTTGGTGGCATGCACATATCCTCTGGCTTAGGGCCACTGTCCATGGTGCCTTGGTCATCTTGCCTAAGCTTGGAGTTCCTTACCCTTTCCCCAAACCAAATATGGAACAAGTTATGATATTGA GTGAATGGTGGAAATCAGATACTGAGGCTGTAATAAATGAAGCTTTGAAATCTGGTTTGGCACCAAATGTCTCCGATGCTCACACAATCAATGGCCACCCAGGACCTGTCCAAGGTTGTGCTTCACAAG AAGGATTTAAGTTGGATGTCCAACCAGGAAACACCTACTTGCTAAGAATCATCAATGCTGCACTCAATGAAGAGCTATTCTTCAAAATTGCTGGCCATGAACTCACTGTTGTTGAGGTTGATGCAGTCTACACAAAACCATTCAAAACTGATACCATTGTCATAGCACCTGGCCAGACCACAAATGTGCTTCTAACAACCAAACATGCAGCAGGCAAATACTTGGTTGCAGCCTCTCCTTTTATGGATGCTCCCATTGCAGTTGACAACAAGACTGCCACTGCCACATTACACTACTCAGGCACCCTTGGTTCCACCATCACCACCCTCACTTCCATGCCTCCCAAAAATGCTACCCCTCTTGCCACCAGTTTCACTGACTCACTCAGAAGCTTGAACTCCAAAAAGTATCCTGCTAGAGTGCCTTTGAAGATTGACCACAACTTGCTCTTCACTGTTAGTCTTGGAATTAACCCTTGTGCTACTTGTGTGAATAACAGCAGGGTGGTGGCAGATATCAACAATGTTACCTTTGTGATGCCTAAAATTTCTCTTCTCCAAGCACATTTCttcaaaattaagggagttttcACTGATGATTTTCCTGGAAATCCTCCTGTGGTTTATAACTTCACAGGGACACAGCCATCAAATTTGAGGACCATGAAAGGAACAAGGGTGTATAGACTTGCTTACAATTCTACAGTTCAATTAGTCTTGCAAGATACTGGAATGATAACACCTGAGAACCACCCCATTCATCTCCATggctttaatttctttgtagtTGGTAGGGGACAGAGAAATTTCAACCCCACAAAAGACCCCAAGAAATTTAACCTTGTAGATCCTGTGGAGAGAAATACAGTTGGAGTCCCAGCTGGAGGGTGGACTGCTATCAGATTCAGGACTGATAATCCAG GTGTTTGGTTTATGCATTGTCATTTGGAAATTCATACAACATGGGGACTGAAGATGGCTTTTGTTGTGGACAATGGTAAAGGACCAAATGAATCTCTATTACCACCTCCAAGTGACCTCCCCAAGTGTTGA